In one window of Clarias gariepinus isolate MV-2021 ecotype Netherlands chromosome 10, CGAR_prim_01v2, whole genome shotgun sequence DNA:
- the g3bp1 gene encoding ras GTPase-activating protein-binding protein 1, whose product MVMEKPSAQLVGREFVRQYYTLLNQAPDYLHRFYGKNSSYVHGGLDNNGKPAEAVYGQSEIHKKVMSQSFRDCHTKIRHVDAHATLNEGVVVQVMGELSNNMQPMRKFMQTFVLAPEGTVANKFYVHNDIFRYQDEVFGDSDSEPPEESEEEVEELEERVNSPEVQQEEAAAFYEQSPCVEPEVPQEEVSVSPEPQPDPEPEMEPEAAVVELKQDSASQAEPLNVEKSPRAPPSPTPAESAATVPDENRPFSWALVTSKNLPQGGVVPASGIPPHVVKAPANQPRVEVKPEPQTTVQRPQRDQRPREQRPGPLSAQRAPRPGVREGESGEPEIRRVVRYPDSQQLFVGNVPHDVDRAELKEFFEQYGTVLELRINSGGKLPNFGFVVFDDSEPVQKILSNRPIKLRGDVRLNVEEKKTRSAREGERHIRPRGPGGPRDRIGGPRGPPPRGGMAQKPSFGAGRGAGASEGRYAGPRQ is encoded by the exons ATGGTGATGGAGAAGCCAAGTGCCCAGCTTGTCGGGCGAGAGTTTGTCCGACAGTATTACACCCTTCTGAACCAGGCTCCTGACTACCTGCACAG gTTTTATGGCAAGAATTCTTCTTATGTGCATGGTGGTTTGGACAACAATGGCAAACCCGCAGAGGCTGTTTATGGGCAGTCA GAAATTCATAAAAAGGTGATGTCTCAAAGCTTCCGTGACTGCCACACCAAAATCAGGCATGTTGATGCTCATGCTACTTTGAACGAGGGGGTTGTGGTGCAGGTGATGGGAGAGCTGTCCAACAACATGCAGCCCATGAGAAAATTCATGCAGACCTTTGTGTTGGCCCCTGAG GGCACTGTTGCAAACAAGTTCTATGTGCACAATGACATCTTCCGCTATCAGGATGAAGTCTTTGGGGACTCTGACTCTGAACCTCCTGAAG AGTCTGAAGAGGAAGTGGAGGAGCTGGAGGAGAGGGTGAACTCGCCTGAGGTGCAGCAGGAAGAGGCGGCTGCGTTTTATGAACAGAGTCCTTG TGTGGAGCCAGAGGTTCCTCAGGAAGAGGTATCTGTATCCCCAGAGCCCCAACCTGATCCTGAGCCTGAGATGGAGCCTGAGGCAGCTGTTGTGGAACTGAAACAGGATTCAGCAAGCCAGGCTGAGCCTCTGAATGTGGAGAAAAGCCCAAGAGCTCCACCCTCACCTACCCCCGCTGAGTCTGCAGCCACCGTACCAGACGAAAACCGG CCTTTCTCATGGGCTTTAGTCACCAGTAAGAATCTCCCCCAGGGAGGTGTGGTGCCAGCTTCAGGAATCCCCCCTCACGTAGTCAAAGCTCCAGCAAATCAG CCCAGAGTCGAAGTAAAACCCGAACCCCAGACCACAGTACAGAGACCTCAGAGAGACCAGAGACCACGTGAACAAAGACCAGGACCCCTTTCAGCACAGAGAGCTCCAAGACCAGGAG tgCGGGAAGGAGAGAGTGGAGAGCCCGAGATCAGGCGGGTGGTCCGGTATCCTGACAGCCAGCAACTCTTTGTGGGAAATGTCCCACATGATGTGGACAGAGCTGAGCTTAAAGAGTTCTTTGAAC AGTATGGAACAGTATTGGAGTTGAGGATCAACAGTGGTGGCAAGCTTCCCAACTTTGGATTTGTGGTTTTTGATGATTCAGAGCCTGTACAGAAGATACTGAGCAATCGG CCCATTAAGCTGCGGGGTGATGTTCGTTTGAATGTGGAGGAAAAGAAAACGCGTTCAGCACGTGAAGGAGAGAGGCACATTCGTCCCAGAGGCCCCGGAGGACCACGGGACAGGATAGGAGGGCCAAGGGGTCCGCCTCCTCGAGGGGGCATGGCTCAGAAGCCAAGTTTTGGTGCCGGGCGCGGTGCGGGCGCCAGCGAGGGGCGTTACGCAGGACCACGCCAGTGA